Proteins encoded by one window of Arachis hypogaea cultivar Tifrunner chromosome 1, arahy.Tifrunner.gnm2.J5K5, whole genome shotgun sequence:
- the LOC112803833 gene encoding uncharacterized protein — protein sequence MCILSLIGVEWQYLLIRLKCLIQVTHRHVYPFKCQIFDGRILVSKGIGNSVATWQTCFLVLSGSYLYVFETAESQSYQRYLRIILRMIMKINLFMIVVYWLRWSSVRNEYMYR from the exons ATGTGTATTCTGTCATTGATAGGTGTGGAATGGCAGTACTTGTTAATCAG ATTAAAGTGCCTCATCCAAGTTACCCATCGACATGTATATCCATTCAAGTGCCAAATCTTTGATGGTAGAATCCTAGTTTCGAAG GGAATTGGGAATTCAGTTGCTACGTGGCAAACATGTTTTCTAGTGCTTTCGGGGTCATATCTTTATGTATTTGAAACTGCAGAGTCTCAGAGTTATCAGCGATACCTAAG gataatattgaggatgataatgaagATTAATCTGTTTATGattgtggtttattggctaagatGGAGTAGTGTTCGGAATGAATATATGTATCGTtga